Part of the Bacteroidota bacterium genome is shown below.
ATTTCGCGCCTGCTGCCAAAACAGCCGCTGACTAGTGCCGGCTTCCCAACTTTGTTGCGCCTCTTTACTGAAAGCTGTACGAAACGTACTTTGATGATGCATTTACCCATCAAAAGGAAAGCGTTATGATGCGTCGCCTTGGTATCGTACTGTTACTCTTACTTATCCCTGTGTTATTGGCCGTCTTTCCGCGCCCAACGCAAAGTGATGACTATGTATTACACAGGTTCGAGTTAAATCGACTGGACAACGACTTTTATTGCGAAGGGGCAACGTTTGGTGATGTGTCCGGAGATGGCCAAAAAGATATCGTTGCAGGCCCCTTCTGGTATGAAGGCCCCGCATTTGAAAATCGTCATAGTTTTTATGAACCACAGGCACATTCGATCGAAGGGTATTCTGCCTGTTTCTTCTCTTTTGTGCATGATTTTGACGGAGACAGTCAAAATGACATTTTGGTAATTGGTTTTCCCGGTGAAGAGGCCTCCTGGTATAGAAATCCGGGATCAACCACTGAAATGTGGGAACGCCATATCGTATTTAACGAAGTGTCCAATGAGTCACCCACCTTCGGCGACATAACAGGAGATGGCCTGCCAGAACTGATTCTTATTCATGATGGCCGATATGGGTATGCAGCCCCGGACTGGTCAGCGCCTGAGCAACCATGGCAGTTTGTACCTATATCGGAAGATCGTGGCCTGACAAAATACACGCATGGTCTGGGATATGGCGATGTGAATGGAGATGGCCGGCATGACTTGCTTGAAGCAAAAGGGTGGTATGAACAAGCGGATGGTGATTCGCTGTGGCTTTATCATCCTTATGATTTTGCAGCTGGTGGCTCACAAATGTACGCTTATGATTTTGATGCAGATGGTGACCAGGATGTCGTCACCGCAGATACCGCGCATGCCTGGGGCTTTCTGTGGCATGAGAATTTGGGTGATGAAGTATTCAAGCGCCATGTGATAATGGGCCGCAAGCCGGCCGATAATGCATATGGCGTAGCCTTTTCGGGACTCCACGCGCTGGCCCTCGTTGATCTAGACGGCGACGGTGTAAAAGATTTGCTTACGGGAAAACGCTTTTGGGCCCACATGGGTAAAGATCCAGGTGGGAAGCAACCTCCTGTTACGTATTGGTTCAAGACAACACGAGAAGAGGGGGGAGGGGTTAATTTTGTCCCTTATTTTATTGATGATTTGACGGGCGTTGGCACACAGTTGGTTGTAGATGATTACAACAATGACATGCTGCCAGATTTTGTCGTCGCCAACAAAAAAGGAATATCTGTTTATACCCACACAACAGAACTTGTAAGCCAGGAGGTATGGGCAGCTGCCCAGCCTGTGGCGCATCCTGATCCGAAAAATTAAAAGGAAAGCACGCGTGCGCAAGCTGCTATTGATAACTGCTGGAGTATTGGCAGGGCTACTGATTTTGCTCTTCGTTGGACTAAAGCTGTATCTCACAGATGAGCGGCTCCGGGCCATGGTTGAGCCGGCCATGGAGTCAGCTCTGGCGCGAGATGTAAGTATAGGAGGCTTCGAGCTCCGTTTGTTGCGGTCATTCCCGAACATAACGGTCGGCGCAACTGAGGTTGCAGTGCATACCCCGGCGAGAGACAATGAGCCGCAACCCGATCTGGCCAGCCTGGATGCGCTTTGGATTAAACTACCCATATTGCCGTTATTGCAAAGCAAGGTCCACATCACAGCACTTGAACTCGAGAAACCACGCGTTTTAGTAGAATACTATGAGGACGGTACCAGTAATTTGCCGGCCTTTGCTAGTGAAGGAGAGGAAGAGGCCGGTGTTGTTAAAGAAATCGCTATCGCGTCTTTCAATATTGTGGATGGGCAAATTGCTTACAGTCACGCAGATGGGACCTTGCTCGTGATTGAGGGTATGGAGACAACACTGTCGGCTGCGTTGCGTGACCTTGCCGCGGTCACTGGTGATGTGTCGATCGCCTCATTCTATTTTGAAACAGGGGGGATCACCTATGCGGATGGCTGGCCTGTTGTGGCGAATGTTGATGCAACAGCCAATTTGGATAGTAGTTGGGTTACGCTTGCAAACACGGCTTTACAAATCGACGCATTGGAGCTCGATCTGCAAGGTGATATTCAGGACTGGGACAAAGAAGCAATCGGCATAGACCTGGAAGTGGACGCGCCAAATGCCACCATTGAAGGGATATGGTCACTCATGCCGGCAGCACTCGTTAAAGACATTGCCGGGTTGCGAGGCACTGGTGCTGTAGCCGTTGAAGCAAGCATGAATGGGGTTTTGTCTGAAACGGAGTTGCCGGAAACCAATATCGCCATTCGAATTGCAGATGGCAGCTTGCAATACCCTGGTTTGCCCGCAGCAATACAGCAAATAAATCTCGATGCGGTAGCGGATCTTGAGTCGCTCCAAATCCGAACGCTTTCAGCTATAGCTGCGGGCGCCCTGCTAAACTTATCCGGAAGCTTGCAGCAGTACGCAAATCCTGTTGTGAACATGGCCGGCAAGCTGCAAGCTGATCTTGAAAGTTTACAGCAGTTTTATCCCCTTGAAGAAAATACCCAGCTTGCTGGCAAGCTGGATATAGATGCTTCGCTGCAAGGTGCTGTTGCTAAACCAGCAGAAATGAATGCGTCAGGACAAGTTCTCCTTGAAGCCATACAGTACAACAGTACTGCCCTTCAACAACCGGTATCTGATCTCAATGGGCAGCTCGTTTTAGCAGGTAATACGTTATCGGCGCAAGCTGTTTCGCTAACATCTGGTAAAAGTGATTTTACGTTTACCGGTGCGCTGCAAAATTATACTTCCTTTTTGGCCGACCCGTCAGAAGGTGTACCAGCCCCCGTGATCACAGGTACGCTAAACAGTAGGTATCTCGATATTTCTGAACAATTGTCGGATGATACGACAGCGGCAGGCCCCATTGAGCTGCCCGGCGTGATAGCAGACGTGGCGTTTAACGTAGAAGAAGTCGCGTACGGCGGTCTTTCTTTGTCAGACGCAGGGGGCAAGCTTGGCCTTGTCGACGGCGTCATCACATTCGAGGGGGCAAGCGCAGGATTTCTTGATGGTATCCTGCAGGCTGCGGGTTCATTTGATCTTTCGGATCCACTGGCACCTGTTTTTGATGGTACACTGGGGTTGAACCAGGTACGTGCCTCTCGCTTCTTTACAGCATTTAATCAGCTAGATCAGATTGCACGCCTGGGCTCCTTTCTCGATGGTTTCTTTGACAGCGAAGCTTCTATTGGATTGAAGATGGATCAGGACCTGAATCCGCAGCTTGAATCGCTCTTTGCAGAAGGTACGTTTGGTGCAACGGGCGGTGCATTGAAAGGTATGCCGATCCAGGAAAAACTCGCCAGCCTGACAGGGCTGCAGGCCTTAACCGATCTTGATGTAGGCGCCTGGACACACAAGTTCAATATCTCAGGAGAGAAAATGCACGTGCAGGCACTAAATTTTGGCGCCGGCGCATTCAATTTTGGCGTAAACGGATCACAAGGCTTTGACGGTTCGATAGATTACCAGTTGCGCGTCGAGTTGCCTGCTTCAGCGCAGGAGACGCTGTCCAATGCACCTTTGCAGCAAGCGCTTCAGCCCCTGTCGCAACTGGCCCAAGTTGCACTTGTTGATCCTGCCACCAACCGTATCACCCTCGACTTCGATGCTGGCGGCTCCTTTGCCTCCCCCGAGTTGAGTCTTGATAATGAGTTGCTGCGTTCCCGTCTTGACGCCCGTGCATCAGCACTAGCGGATGGTGCCCGTTCGGAAGCCCAGGCGAGACTGGACTCCCTGGAAAGTGCGGCCAAAATGAAGGCTGAGGCTGAACTCGCCGAGCAGAAGCGGTTACTCGAAGAAAAGGCGGCTGAGGAAGCAAAAAAACTACTCAGTGGCGTTGTTGATAGTAGCGCAATCTCAACAGATCTTGATAGCCTCAAAGAAAAGGGCGGCGAAGTCCTTAAAGACCGGCTTAAAGGTCTACTGGGGCGCAAGAAGAAAAAGAACTGATATTCAGCGGGCATTGAGATAACAATAAGTGCTGCTGTAGGTGAAAACAAAAGCAGGATTTTCTTATCTTGTGGGCCACTCGGATACAGTTTTGTGGATGGGACCAGCTTTTTTGAGATCACCTGAACTTTCTTAGACAATGTGGTTTAAGGATCAATTTCTGAATTTTTACTGGGATGACCCTATACCTACGGTTTGGCGTAAATTCCGACCAGGGCACGGCAACATAAATTGCTGTGCCTTTTTCATAACCGCTAGTTGAAAGCACTTACCACCAGCAGCGTGAAGCAGCACCGCAATAAATCTGGACAGCGCAGGAAGGGCCATGGTGGCCCAGGCCGGCAAAATAAAAAGAACCAAAGCAAACCCCGGCCGACCACGGATGAACCGATCCGCCTGAATAAGTACATTGCCCAGGCTGGCATTTGTGCCCGCCGCAAAGCTGATGAACTGATCAAAGAGGGCAAGGTGAAGGTGAATGACAAGCTGGTGACCGAAATGGGGGTAAAGGTTAGCCCAGGGGATGTGGTTGAGGTAAATGGAAGCCGGATTACGCCGCTAGATTGTGACTATATTTTGCTCAACAAGCCACGTGACGTGATCACCACCAATAAAGATGAGGCTGAGCGCGAAAACACACGCCGCATTGTCCTTGATCTGATTGAAGATCCTGGGCTAAAGAAGAAGGGACTCTTTCCCGTTGGTCGGCTGGATAGAAACACAACCGGTGTATTGCTCCTTACCAATGATGGAGAGCTTGCGCACAGGCTCATGCATCCAAGTTTTGAAATACAGAAGCTGTACTGGGTGAAAACCAAAGAGTCTGTAAAGCCAAACGAACTTGCCCAGCTACAGGAGGGGGTGATGGTAGATGGTGAATTGTACTCGATGGATGAAGTTGCTTATTCAAACCCACCAAGACATGATGAACTGGGTGTGAGCCTGCATGAAGGAAAGAATAGGCACATACGGAAAATGATAGAGGCCATTGGCCACAATGTGAAACGGCTTGAACGTGTTCGGTATGCGGGGATGACGACAGAAGGGTTGCGGGTTGGCCGATGGCGCCGGCTCTCAAGCACAGAGATCAGGAAGCTGCGACGCATCGTAAAACTCAAGTAAATACTACCACTGAAAATACATGGAAACAGGATTATATAACCACACCAATGGCGCCGGGAAAGGCGGCAAAATTCGTGGGTTTGGACTTACCTATGACGATGTGTTGCTCGTACCCGGACATTCCGAGGTTATGCCCCGTGATGTAAACACCGGGGCCATGCTGACCCAGCGCATCCGGCTTAATATCCCTCTACTTTCAGCTGCAATGGACACGGTGACGGAGTCTGGTATGGCGATCGCTATTGCCAGGGAAGGCGGTGTTGGTGTTTTGCATAAAAACATGACTATCGAGCAGCAAGCTGCCCAGGTTCGTCGCGTAAAGCGGTCAGAGAGCGGCATGATCCTCGATCCGATTACCCTGCATCCCGAAGACACGGTTAGCGCTGCACGTGCTCAAATGGCACGCTATTCAATTGGTGGTATCCCGATCGTGGATGCAGATAACAAACTGGTTGGTATTGCTACAAACCGAGACCTTCGCTTTGTACTGGACGCGTCTACTTTGCTCAAGGACGTGATGACGCGAGAACACCTCGTTACAGCGCCAGAAGGCACAACGCTTGAAGAGGCTGAGCAAACGCTGCAGCAATACAAAATCGAAAAGCTTCCGGTAATTGATGAGACCGGCCGTTTACAAGGGCTGATTACCTTCAAAGACATCGAGAAGAAACGGATGTATCCGAATGCCTGCAAAGATGAGCATGGACGCCTGCGCGTCGGCGCAGCTGTGGGCGTAACAGCAGACAGCCTGGAACGCGTTAAGGCGCTGCGCGACGCTGAAGTTGACTTTGTAATTGTCGACACGGCGCATGGCCATTCTGCCGGCGTGTTGAACGTTGTTCGTGAGGTGAAATCAGCATATCCTGAATTGGATGTGGTTGCCGGCAATGTTGCGACCGCTGAAGGTGCACAGGCACTGATTAGCGCCGGCGCTGATGCCATCAAGGTGGGCATTGGTCCTGGTTCTATTTGTACAACGCGTGTGGTTGCCGGCGTTGGCGTGCCCCAGTTAACGGCTATTATGGACTGTGCCAGTGTAGCCCGCGCTAGCGGTGTTGCTGTTATCGCAGACGGCGGTATTAAACAGACGGGTGATATCCCCAAGGCAATTGCTGCAGGAGCCAATTGTGTCATGATCGGGGGATTGTTTGCCAGGGTAGAGGAGAGCCCAGGTGAAACCATTCTGTATGAAGGGCGAAAGTACAAATCTTACCGCGGCATGGGCTCGATGAGTGCGATGCAGGCCGGCAGTAAAGATCGGTATTTCCAGGATGCGGAAGACGACATCAAGAAGCTCGTACCGGAAGGCATTGAAGGCCGCGTTCCTTATGGTGGCATGCTGAGTGAAGTGATCTATCAAATGGTTGGTGGCTTGCGTGCAGCAATGGGGTACTGTGGATGTGCCTCACTCGATCAGATGTATGAAAAAGCCCAGTTAATCCAGATAACTGCCTCCGGACTGAAAGAAAGCCACCCTCATGATGTATTTATCACCAAGGAGGCGCCCAACTACAGCTCTAAATCATAAAACCGTTATTGCATGAATAACATTAAAAAAATTCAGGCTTTAATTACGGCAGAAGATGCTGCAGGGGTCCTCTTGAGTGCGCTCACATGCATCCGTTGGGGATGTGGATTTACCGGGTCCAATGGCCTATTGCTAGTCACGTTGGATGAAGCCCATTTATTTACAGATGCTCGCTATACCACCCAAAGCAGGGAAGAGGTAACTGGTGCCACCGTTCACATTGCACCGGGACAACTGATCGACAGCCTTAATACATCAGGTTGTATGCCAGATGGCGAAGTGATTTTGCAAGCAGAGCACGTCTCAATTGCACAACATGCGCAATTACTTAAACGGTTGGGGGAACGCAATTGGTTACCCAAGTCACGACTGCTTGAAGCACAAATGGCGGTAAAGTCGCCTGCTGAAATTAACTTCATCCGGAAAGCTCAAGAAATCACTGATGCTGTTTTCGAGGAAATACTGTCTGTTCTCAAACCTGGCACTACAGAAAGGGAGATTGCTGCTGAAATAACGTATCAGCACTTGCAACGGGGTGCAACCAAAATGTCATTTGACCCGATTGTTGCTTCGGGACCCAATGGCGCGTTGCCGCATGCGCGCCCATCGGACCGAAAGCTTCAGTTAGGTGACCTGGTTGTTCTCGACTTTGGGTGCTTCTACAATGGGTATGCCTCGGACATGACACGGACCGTTGCTATCGGCAACCCTTCAGAGAAAGCGCGCGAAGTTTATCATGTAGTTAAAACTGCGCAACAAAATGCGCTGGATGCAGCAAGTAGCCAAATGACAACCAAAACCCTTGATAGTGTTGCAAGAGGCATCATAGAGGAAGCTGGATATGGAAGTTACTTTAACCACAGCCTTGGTCACGGCGTAGGCCTCGATATACATGAATGGCCCCGTGTTTCGTGGCAAGTAGACGATCCACTGGCCGAAAATATGGTGATCACGATTGAGCCGGGTGTTTATATACCAGGTGAATTGGGTGTGCGGATCGAGGATATGGTTGTACTTAAACCCGATGGATGCGAAGTGCTCGGGCACACCCCCAAATCACTACTTATCCTGTAGTAATTAAGTAAACAAAGAACAAAATACAGGTTTGCGGGGTTGGCACTTCCTGTAAATTACGCATCATACAGATCATTTTACCAGGTAATTATGAGCAAACAGTGGAATGCACCTCCTGCCATGCAGATCGACGAAAAAGGCGTCTATCATGTTGTTATGCATACAGACAGCGGTGTGATTGAATTGGAGTTGTATGCTGAGCATGCACCGAAGACGGTAAATAACTTTGTATTTCTTGCCGGCGAAGGGTTCTACGATGGACTTACGTTTCACCGCGTTATTCCAAACTTTATGATCCAGGGCGGCGATCCTACCGGTATCGGTAGTGGCGGCCCCGGATACCGTTTTGTCGACGAAACGATTGGCAACCCGCTAACCCATGAACGTGGCGTCATTTCAATGGCAAATGCCGGCCCGAATACGAACGGAAGCCAATTCTTTATCACCCATGGACCGCAGCCGCACCTCAATGGCCGGCACACTGTATTTGGCAAAGTGGTCCAGGGACAAGATGTTGTTGATTCGGTCAAGCAGGGCGATGCAATGAGCAAGGTGGAAGTGACTTTGAAGCCATCAGCGGCCTAGCCCGGCAGGCTTGATACGGGCTCTTTATTTTTTGATTTGAGCCTTGTTGTTAAATAATATTGTATAAAAAGGTAGTTGCACGATTTGCGCGCAGCTACCTTTTTTTGTTCAGAAAATTAGTGTATGATGTTACCTACTGCACCGCTGATAAGAATGGGCTTTCAAGGTATAAAAACGCCAGCATGGGTCGCTTTTCTGGGCTTTGAGTCTTACGAAAAAGATCCTGATTTCTATAAAGAAATCCTCCACATTTCCAGGCAAGGCATGATTGTAACTGGCTTGCTGGGCATGTTCGGCGTTATTGCCTTTGTAGCCGCAAAATCTTTTTTCGTCAACGCAACCATCGCATGGAGTTACCGGGGAATCGACCCTGAAACTACAGTTGTTGTTTGGGATAAGCTTGTCATGCTTTTTCTGAGTATCGCGTGTTTTGTGCTGGCCCGCACAGAAAACGGACCAAAGTATGGACGCGTGCTTATGGTTGCCATGGTCATTGTCTTCTGCATTTCGAGCATGCTTGATGACCTGATTATCGGCCAGGGGTATACCACCATGTTTTTGGTGCTTTTCCTTTCTTGTGCCGTTGGTACCATGCCCTACAGAGGCTGGCAGACCTTTCTCTTTGGCCTGCTCATCATTGCTATATTCCTACTCGCCTCATCTTACCTGCCTGTAATTGTTGGGGTACCTCATCTTAGAATGCCCAAAACATCTTATGTATTTGTAGGCATTATTACCATTATCTATACAGGTATCAGCGGACTCCTGTATACAAGCAGGTATCAGCAGTTTTTAGCTCGTAAACGCGCTGAAGAATTAAAACAACAGCTTGAAGGTGCACACGCTTCTTTACAAGGGTCGTATAAAAAGCTGAGTGAAACGCAGGATCAGCTTGTACGCGTTCAGAAGGATGCAGCGATGGGGCGGGTAACTGCCGGCATTGCTCATGAAATCAAAAATCCGCTCAACTTTGTCAACAATTTTTCAGAATTGATTGCAGAGCAGGCAGACGAACTCAAAGAGGAGCTGGCGCCTTTGCGGGCAAGTATGTCAGATATACAGGCTGAAGACATCAATGAGCTTGTCGACAACCTGAAAATTAACGCCACCAAAATCCATAACCATGGCGACCGGGCAAATCAAATCCTTGCCCAGATGCTCGACCATACATCCATCAAACAGCGATCAGTACAATCTACCAACATCCACGCACTTGTGGAAAAATATGTGCATCTGTCGCGCTTAAACATTCAGGCAAAAGCGCCACAGCTTGATATTGAAATCAAAAAAGACCTTTCAGTTGAAGATGCTGAACTGGAGATAGCCCCAAAAGAAGTGGGACAGGTTGTATTGAATCTCATGTCGAATGCGTTTGACGCAGTTGAACTAAAAGCCAAAGACGCCCAG
Proteins encoded:
- a CDS encoding VCBS repeat-containing protein produces the protein MMRRLGIVLLLLLIPVLLAVFPRPTQSDDYVLHRFELNRLDNDFYCEGATFGDVSGDGQKDIVAGPFWYEGPAFENRHSFYEPQAHSIEGYSACFFSFVHDFDGDSQNDILVIGFPGEEASWYRNPGSTTEMWERHIVFNEVSNESPTFGDITGDGLPELILIHDGRYGYAAPDWSAPEQPWQFVPISEDRGLTKYTHGLGYGDVNGDGRHDLLEAKGWYEQADGDSLWLYHPYDFAAGGSQMYAYDFDADGDQDVVTADTAHAWGFLWHENLGDEVFKRHVIMGRKPADNAYGVAFSGLHALALVDLDGDGVKDLLTGKRFWAHMGKDPGGKQPPVTYWFKTTREEGGGVNFVPYFIDDLTGVGTQLVVDDYNNDMLPDFVVANKKGISVYTHTTELVSQEVWAAAQPVAHPDPKN
- a CDS encoding AsmA-like C-terminal region-containing protein; protein product: MRKLLLITAGVLAGLLILLFVGLKLYLTDERLRAMVEPAMESALARDVSIGGFELRLLRSFPNITVGATEVAVHTPARDNEPQPDLASLDALWIKLPILPLLQSKVHITALELEKPRVLVEYYEDGTSNLPAFASEGEEEAGVVKEIAIASFNIVDGQIAYSHADGTLLVIEGMETTLSAALRDLAAVTGDVSIASFYFETGGITYADGWPVVANVDATANLDSSWVTLANTALQIDALELDLQGDIQDWDKEAIGIDLEVDAPNATIEGIWSLMPAALVKDIAGLRGTGAVAVEASMNGVLSETELPETNIAIRIADGSLQYPGLPAAIQQINLDAVADLESLQIRTLSAIAAGALLNLSGSLQQYANPVVNMAGKLQADLESLQQFYPLEENTQLAGKLDIDASLQGAVAKPAEMNASGQVLLEAIQYNSTALQQPVSDLNGQLVLAGNTLSAQAVSLTSGKSDFTFTGALQNYTSFLADPSEGVPAPVITGTLNSRYLDISEQLSDDTTAAGPIELPGVIADVAFNVEEVAYGGLSLSDAGGKLGLVDGVITFEGASAGFLDGILQAAGSFDLSDPLAPVFDGTLGLNQVRASRFFTAFNQLDQIARLGSFLDGFFDSEASIGLKMDQDLNPQLESLFAEGTFGATGGALKGMPIQEKLASLTGLQALTDLDVGAWTHKFNISGEKMHVQALNFGAGAFNFGVNGSQGFDGSIDYQLRVELPASAQETLSNAPLQQALQPLSQLAQVALVDPATNRITLDFDAGGSFASPELSLDNELLRSRLDARASALADGARSEAQARLDSLESAAKMKAEAELAEQKRLLEEKAAEEAKKLLSGVVDSSAISTDLDSLKEKGGEVLKDRLKGLLGRKKKKN
- a CDS encoding pseudouridine synthase, which produces MKQHRNKSGQRRKGHGGPGRQNKKNQSKPRPTTDEPIRLNKYIAQAGICARRKADELIKEGKVKVNDKLVTEMGVKVSPGDVVEVNGSRITPLDCDYILLNKPRDVITTNKDEAERENTRRIVLDLIEDPGLKKKGLFPVGRLDRNTTGVLLLTNDGELAHRLMHPSFEIQKLYWVKTKESVKPNELAQLQEGVMVDGELYSMDEVAYSNPPRHDELGVSLHEGKNRHIRKMIEAIGHNVKRLERVRYAGMTTEGLRVGRWRRLSSTEIRKLRRIVKLK
- the guaB gene encoding IMP dehydrogenase; translation: METGLYNHTNGAGKGGKIRGFGLTYDDVLLVPGHSEVMPRDVNTGAMLTQRIRLNIPLLSAAMDTVTESGMAIAIAREGGVGVLHKNMTIEQQAAQVRRVKRSESGMILDPITLHPEDTVSAARAQMARYSIGGIPIVDADNKLVGIATNRDLRFVLDASTLLKDVMTREHLVTAPEGTTLEEAEQTLQQYKIEKLPVIDETGRLQGLITFKDIEKKRMYPNACKDEHGRLRVGAAVGVTADSLERVKALRDAEVDFVIVDTAHGHSAGVLNVVREVKSAYPELDVVAGNVATAEGAQALISAGADAIKVGIGPGSICTTRVVAGVGVPQLTAIMDCASVARASGVAVIADGGIKQTGDIPKAIAAGANCVMIGGLFARVEESPGETILYEGRKYKSYRGMGSMSAMQAGSKDRYFQDAEDDIKKLVPEGIEGRVPYGGMLSEVIYQMVGGLRAAMGYCGCASLDQMYEKAQLIQITASGLKESHPHDVFITKEAPNYSSKS
- a CDS encoding aminopeptidase P family protein, with protein sequence MNNIKKIQALITAEDAAGVLLSALTCIRWGCGFTGSNGLLLVTLDEAHLFTDARYTTQSREEVTGATVHIAPGQLIDSLNTSGCMPDGEVILQAEHVSIAQHAQLLKRLGERNWLPKSRLLEAQMAVKSPAEINFIRKAQEITDAVFEEILSVLKPGTTEREIAAEITYQHLQRGATKMSFDPIVASGPNGALPHARPSDRKLQLGDLVVLDFGCFYNGYASDMTRTVAIGNPSEKAREVYHVVKTAQQNALDAASSQMTTKTLDSVARGIIEEAGYGSYFNHSLGHGVGLDIHEWPRVSWQVDDPLAENMVITIEPGVYIPGELGVRIEDMVVLKPDGCEVLGHTPKSLLIL
- a CDS encoding peptidylprolyl isomerase, whose protein sequence is MSKQWNAPPAMQIDEKGVYHVVMHTDSGVIELELYAEHAPKTVNNFVFLAGEGFYDGLTFHRVIPNFMIQGGDPTGIGSGGPGYRFVDETIGNPLTHERGVISMANAGPNTNGSQFFITHGPQPHLNGRHTVFGKVVQGQDVVDSVKQGDAMSKVEVTLKPSAA
- a CDS encoding ATP-binding protein: MMLPTAPLIRMGFQGIKTPAWVAFLGFESYEKDPDFYKEILHISRQGMIVTGLLGMFGVIAFVAAKSFFVNATIAWSYRGIDPETTVVVWDKLVMLFLSIACFVLARTENGPKYGRVLMVAMVIVFCISSMLDDLIIGQGYTTMFLVLFLSCAVGTMPYRGWQTFLFGLLIIAIFLLASSYLPVIVGVPHLRMPKTSYVFVGIITIIYTGISGLLYTSRYQQFLARKRAEELKQQLEGAHASLQGSYKKLSETQDQLVRVQKDAAMGRVTAGIAHEIKNPLNFVNNFSELIAEQADELKEELAPLRASMSDIQAEDINELVDNLKINATKIHNHGDRANQILAQMLDHTSIKQRSVQSTNIHALVEKYVHLSRLNIQAKAPQLDIEIKKDLSVEDAELEIAPKEVGQVVLNLMSNAFDAVELKAKDAQGSYSPVVEVTTQPVASGVEIQIKDNGIGVSQENREKIFEPFFTTTRRTGLGLSLAHDIITQRHAGELRFESTEGEGTTFIITLPYRGIRNVS